In Mercurialis annua linkage group LG6, ddMerAnnu1.2, whole genome shotgun sequence, the following are encoded in one genomic region:
- the LOC126687866 gene encoding subtilisin-like protease SBT1.5 — MEAKPRVLDFTELINSRIGNASLNNSGNAAYCRPDSLDKQLVRGKIVVCDYGADFGPALGLTVKKSGGVGVIVAYVKPDFLMAEAYLTPGLSISSSNRQLLFDYMFSTANPRATIQFRGTQLGIKPAPVVADFSSRGPNKQSRYVMKPDVIAPGVDILAGWSQLNPPTRTPEDKRRTEFNIISGTSMACPHVSGIAALLKGMNPDWSPAMIKSAIMTTAYTHDRDGNPILEEPFYSTSTPWDMGSGHLDPQKAQDPGLVYDITSDDYVEFLCASNLTKKDIKIITRRSSAECESTLNPWDINYPAISVAFEASKPYIKMIVVKRTMTNVGDEMSNYTVAVNGPKGVSVTVDPPELVFKSKGEKLSYMVRIVPYKVPSLKYKSEFGHFVWSDGTHYVTSPLVVTWHA, encoded by the exons ATGGAAGCAAAACCTCGAGTTCTTGATTTTACTGAGCTAATAAACTCGAGAATAG GAAATGCATCGTTAAACAATTCTGGAAACGCTGCGTATTGCCGTCCTGATTCTTTGGATAAACAACTGGTACGTGGCAAGATCGTAGTGTGTGATTATGGTGCTGATTTTGGTCCAGCTTTAGGATTGACTGTCAAGAAATCCGGTGGAGTCGGTGTTATTGTTGCTTATGTAAAACCTGATTTTTTAATGGCTGAAGCTTATTTAACTCCAGGATTGTCCATCAGTTCATCCAACCGTCAACTTCTTTTTGATTATATGTTTTCCACTGCTAATCCTAGGGCTACGATTCAATTCCGGGGGACTCAGCTAGGGATCAAACCCGCACCAGTAGTAGCTGATTTCTCATCTCGTGGGCCCAACAAACAATCGAGGTATGTGATGAAGCCAGATGTCATTGCACCAGGTGTCGACATCTTAGCGGGCTGGTCCCAACTCAATCCTCCAACTAGAACACCAGAAGATAAAAGACGCACAGAGTTTAACATAATATCGGGTACGTCAATGGCATGCCCACACGTGTCAGGTATTGCTGCTCTCCTCAAAGGAATGAACCCTGATTGGTCACCAGCCATGATTAAATCAGCCATCATGACTACTGCGTACACACACGATCGAGATGGCAATCCAATTCTAGAGGAACCGTTTTACAGTACGAGTACACCCTGGGATATGGGATCCGGACACTTGGATCCACAAAAAGCTCAAGATCCTGGTCTTGTATATGACATCACTTCCGATGACTACGTGGAGTTTTTATGTGCGTCCAATCTGACAAAGAAAGACATAAAGATAATCACACGTAGATCATCAGCTGAGTGCGAGTCTACTTTAAACCCATGGGACATCAACTATCCTGCAATTTCTGTAGCTTTTGAAGCATCCAAGCCGTATATAAAGATGATTGTAGTGAAGAGGACAATGACCAACGTTGGGGATGAAATGTCAAACTACACTGTCGCAGTCAACGGTCCGAAGGGTGTAAGCGTGACCGTTGATCCTCCAGAATTGGTATTCAAATCCAAAGGTGAAAAATTAAGCTATATGGTTAGGATTGTGCCATACAAAGTGCCAAGTTTGAAATATAAGAGTGAGTTTGGGCATTTTGTTTGGTCTGATGGGACGCACTATGTTACTTCTCCTTTAGTGGTGACTTGGCATgcataa